The following coding sequences are from one Streptomyces sp. NBC_00536 window:
- a CDS encoding amidohydrolase family protein, which produces METFPKIISVDDHTVEPPHVWRDRLPSKYHDVGPRVVRAPLKEMTFLGGKFAPVMGAKGDDGPIGDWWVYEDLHRPLTRLDTAVGYDRDEIKLEVITYEQMRPGSFSVPERLADMDVNHVQSALCFPTFPRFCGQTFTEAKDRELGLLGVRAYNDWMVEEWCGPLARGRLIPLTLIPLWDPHLAAAEVRRNAARGVRAVAFSEIPPHLGLPSIHTDEWDPFLRACDETGTVIAMHIGSSSKMPSTSADAPPAVGSTITFANCCFSMVDWLMSGKFERFPNLKIMYAEGQIGWIPYILERANVVWEENRGWGGVADKVLRPPSELFAEHVFGCFFDDAFGLKNLDAIGVANVLYETDYPHSDSTWPKSREVGEAQMGHLAPDVVDRIVRGNAIDLLGLTPDGLWRA; this is translated from the coding sequence ATGGAGACCTTCCCGAAGATCATCTCGGTGGACGACCACACGGTTGAGCCCCCTCACGTCTGGCGGGACCGGCTCCCGTCCAAGTACCACGACGTCGGCCCCCGCGTCGTACGCGCCCCCCTGAAGGAAATGACCTTCCTGGGCGGCAAGTTCGCCCCGGTCATGGGCGCCAAGGGCGACGACGGCCCGATCGGTGACTGGTGGGTCTACGAAGACCTGCACCGGCCGCTGACCCGACTGGACACGGCGGTCGGATACGACCGCGACGAGATCAAACTGGAAGTCATCACCTACGAGCAGATGCGCCCCGGGTCCTTTTCGGTTCCCGAACGCCTCGCCGACATGGACGTCAACCACGTCCAGTCCGCCCTCTGCTTCCCCACCTTCCCGCGCTTCTGCGGGCAGACCTTCACCGAGGCCAAGGACCGTGAGCTGGGGCTCCTCGGCGTCCGCGCCTACAACGACTGGATGGTGGAGGAGTGGTGCGGCCCGCTCGCGCGGGGCCGGCTGATCCCGCTCACCCTGATCCCGCTGTGGGACCCGCACCTCGCCGCCGCCGAAGTCCGGCGCAACGCGGCGCGCGGCGTGCGGGCCGTCGCGTTCTCGGAGATACCGCCACACTTGGGCCTGCCGTCCATCCACACGGACGAGTGGGACCCCTTCCTGCGGGCGTGCGACGAGACCGGCACGGTCATCGCCATGCACATCGGCTCGTCCTCGAAGATGCCGTCGACCTCGGCGGACGCCCCGCCCGCCGTCGGCTCCACCATCACCTTCGCCAACTGCTGCTTCTCGATGGTCGACTGGCTGATGAGCGGCAAGTTCGAGCGCTTCCCCAACCTGAAGATCATGTACGCGGAGGGCCAGATCGGCTGGATCCCCTACATCCTGGAGCGCGCGAACGTGGTCTGGGAGGAGAACCGCGGCTGGGGCGGGGTCGCCGACAAGGTGCTGCGGCCGCCGTCGGAACTGTTCGCCGAACACGTCTTCGGCTGCTTCTTCGACGACGCCTTCGGACTGAAGAACCTGGACGCGATCGGTGTCGCGAACGTCCTGTACGAGACGGACTACCCCCACTCGGACTCGACCTGGCCGAAGTCCCGCGAGGTCGGCGAGGCCCAGATGGGCCACCTCGCCCCGGACGTCGTGGACCGCATCGTCCGCGGCAACGCGATCGACCTGCTGGGCCTGACCCCGGACGGCCTCTGGCGGGCGTAG